One Ahaetulla prasina isolate Xishuangbanna chromosome 1, ASM2864084v1, whole genome shotgun sequence DNA window includes the following coding sequences:
- the LOC131187647 gene encoding small kinetochore-associated protein-like isoform X1: METDKSKIPVYIPQQSKTTGVLKEVQPCDYSKQQNQNKGMDSVLLKNPVFTFGANNPTACVCAAFKDPNQRLTKSGKKVALPPPPKKGVPTRSPMNRYRQETELKNKNKNKFLENVKSELNSKVTAMQKDMTDMKKLCDSLEEENEKLKKFQESCLLILEARNWDPVTGEQILEEEETKKKIQTEITVLSDKLSADLELFIQMAKEEKENIQNAQTRWKQIEEERTHFLEEQQSFHREMEELFAALNQEVDFLNSS, translated from the exons ATGGAGACAGACAAATCTAAAATCCCCGTTTACATTCCCCAACAGTCCAAAACAACTGGTGTTTTGAAAG AAGTGCAGCCCTGTGATTATTCAAAGCAGCAAAACCAGAACAAAGGGATGGACTCGGTGCTCCTGAAAAatcctgtttttacttttggtgcCAACAACCCTACTGCATGTGTATGTGCTGCCTTCAAAGACCCAAATCAAAG ACTCACAAAGTCAGGGAAAAAAGTTGCGTTGCCACCCCCTCCGAAGAAAGGAGTGCCAACACGATC CCCTATGAACAGATACAGACAGGAGACTGaactcaaaaacaaaaacaaaaacaagttttTGGAGAATGTCAAGAGTGAACTGAATTCAAAAGTGACGGCAATGCAA AAGGATATGACAGATATGAAGAAGCTGTGTGATAGTCTTGAAGAAGAAAATGAGAAGCTGAAAAAATTTCAGGAAAGCTGCCTCTTGATATTAGAAGCCAGGAATTGGGACCCAG TTACAGGTGAACAAATtttggaagaggaagaaacaaaaaagaagatacaAACTGAGATAACG GTTTTATCAGACAAACTTAGTGCTGATCTTGAATTGTTCATCCAAATGgctaaagaggaaaaagaaaatattcag AATGCTCAGACCAGATGGAAGCAGATAGAGGAGGAGAGGACTCATTTcttagaagagcaacagtcttttCATAGAGAAATGGAAGAGCTGTTTGCTGCCTTAAACCAAGAAGTTGACTTCTTAAACTCCTCATAA
- the LOC131187647 gene encoding small kinetochore-associated protein-like isoform X2 encodes MMSSSADTEVQPCDYSKQQNQNKGMDSVLLKNPVFTFGANNPTACVCAAFKDPNQRLTKSGKKVALPPPPKKGVPTRSPMNRYRQETELKNKNKNKFLENVKSELNSKVTAMQKDMTDMKKLCDSLEEENEKLKKFQESCLLILEARNWDPVTGEQILEEEETKKKIQTEITVLSDKLSADLELFIQMAKEEKENIQNAQTRWKQIEEERTHFLEEQQSFHREMEELFAALNQEVDFLNSS; translated from the exons ATGATGTCTTCTTCTGCTGATACAG AAGTGCAGCCCTGTGATTATTCAAAGCAGCAAAACCAGAACAAAGGGATGGACTCGGTGCTCCTGAAAAatcctgtttttacttttggtgcCAACAACCCTACTGCATGTGTATGTGCTGCCTTCAAAGACCCAAATCAAAG ACTCACAAAGTCAGGGAAAAAAGTTGCGTTGCCACCCCCTCCGAAGAAAGGAGTGCCAACACGATC CCCTATGAACAGATACAGACAGGAGACTGaactcaaaaacaaaaacaaaaacaagttttTGGAGAATGTCAAGAGTGAACTGAATTCAAAAGTGACGGCAATGCAA AAGGATATGACAGATATGAAGAAGCTGTGTGATAGTCTTGAAGAAGAAAATGAGAAGCTGAAAAAATTTCAGGAAAGCTGCCTCTTGATATTAGAAGCCAGGAATTGGGACCCAG TTACAGGTGAACAAATtttggaagaggaagaaacaaaaaagaagatacaAACTGAGATAACG GTTTTATCAGACAAACTTAGTGCTGATCTTGAATTGTTCATCCAAATGgctaaagaggaaaaagaaaatattcag AATGCTCAGACCAGATGGAAGCAGATAGAGGAGGAGAGGACTCATTTcttagaagagcaacagtcttttCATAGAGAAATGGAAGAGCTGTTTGCTGCCTTAAACCAAGAAGTTGACTTCTTAAACTCCTCATAA